cgttttgtttacaagagtcgaatttcctttgaataaactattgttgattagtgatGCACACTTATCTcggaaatttgtttttacacctattcacccccctctaggtgctcgtactagctttcacagaCCAAAGTTGGAAATCTTAGGACAATAGTTTGCGTCAAGAAGAATATTGTGAGGCTTTATGTCAAAGTGCAAGATCCTCGTGTTGCAACCTCTATGCAAGTACTCTAGCCCGTGAGCTATGCGAAGGGAAATTGGGTACAATGTGTCCCAGCTGAATAGTTGATCTAACTCTAATGTGTTACTCTTGTTAAATATAGACTTTTTGAGGGATCCATTGGGCATGAACTCATAAACCAAAGCTCTTTTGCTTCCTTCGAAATGGAATCCCAGGAGGGTGACGACATTGACATGAGAAATCTTGCTTATGCTCGCAACttcattgaaaaattctttAGTATTGCCTTTAAGCTTCTTTAGAAGCTTGACTGCCACAAGCTGACCATTTTCAAGCTTGCCTTTGTACACAAAACCATAGCCTCCCTGGcctaacttttcttcaaaagagATGGTCATCCTCTTAATGTCGTTGTAGGTGTATCTACTCGAAGAGACCAGTCCCTCGATTTTCATTTCGCCATCGAAATGTTCACTCCTTTGCTTGATCAAAGCCATAATTCTTCTGATAAATGGTTTTGTGATAGTCTGATTTTccacttctgttttcaattaaataaatcgggttTTTCGTCGACGTGCTTATAGCGCTATTCTCTAAGCCGATCAATCTTGAGATAACTTGACTAATCGGGAAAGTTATTAAAGGATTTTgatgcaacagacttgagaattcgaccatgaattgactgctcgaccgtgttagtctacaaTGATCATTTCGgcacagtcgaaaatctatcagaaatcggaaataggtcgattcgatagagataaaattaggctGGCGTGATTTCATCTAATTACagaattctcgtcgatcggcactaaaccgatttttctgttgttttggtaccttgtgctcgtaattgaaacttcaagatttttcacgacaattgagagtcgtcaatgcgtcgaagatgtacattgtggctccggaataatcgaccacgggtcagttgcatcgaaaattcctaaaaactaaccGATAATTTAGGTTGTGCTAAAATCACatttgactgaaattaaccgaggaaatgatgtcgattacagaaattaagaattgtcacgtgtcacaaTTAATCCCAGGGAATGTTGTtgcatcttttcaaaatttatggacGACGAGAATTGTTAACGGAAAAGGGACAAgagtaacaaattaaaagaataaaaaggaaatgccACTTTTTAAATAGGTTTTGGGTATTTATTATAAAACAATTGGAGAAAGAGTTATAGAAGTTTAAATGAGGATTTATAAGTGACTACTAGGAGACTTGACCCAATTAACTTAAGTGTTAATTTGGtaaataagaaagaagagaagtctcCTTAAAAGGAAATTCGTAGGAATCCCTCTCTCTTACAAtttcacctcaatttccttGGTATTTAATGGAGATGGACTTGGAAAAGAAAGTGGGACCTAAGGTAGTAATGGAGAGCCAATTTTCCATGGAATTTGGGGCCAAAAACAGAAGGTAAATGCTGAGTAAATGCTAAGTAACTTCCAGGCATTTACTCCCCACCTTCCTCATCTCTTCTTGCCGTAGGAAACAAGTGCAGCAGCAAATGGGCtgctttcctttttacttttcccttttctttcttgttctttatttttctttcctttctttctctctcgccGAAGGGTCTTAGTCTTCTGCTTtaccctcttttctttttcttccgcaCTTATTTCTTCTCCTCTGCTGCCGTGCACctgtctctctttttcccttatCCAGCCTTACAacaatttcctttccttttcacagCCATAAAAAATcttgtcttcttcttatttAAGTTAGTTTattcggccattcttgctcccCCTTGGACGACAAAGCAGCGACCGAACAGAAGGTCTCGAGCGTTCCTCCCTCCTCAAGAAAATCCGGGACTTTGTGTGCTGCTGTGGTGGTCGCTCAACGACACCTCCAGCTGTTGTGCTGGGTCCAAATCATTGTAAAAAAACTCCAGGGCTGTCCTTGTGTTGCCGTCCGGCCACAAGTGAGGATCGTCATTAGTTTCGGTGGTAAGTTGTCTCATAAACTCATATTAGGGGCTGAGTACATTCTTTAGAGATTTTTTATGTAGAGGAACCATGTAGATGAAGTTATATATGGATGAATGTTGCTTAGGGATGTTATAATGGCTATAGAAAAGTTTAGATAGGGTTTATAGGGCAAAACATATGTTGTGGACGGAGATCCCGACTAGAAGAGTGGTTGTTTTTCTAAAATAGTTTCCAGGATATgtatgttttgctaattttgtggacaactttttgatgcaattttgaagaaatttcctTCTGAAGAAATGTTTTGGACATCCtaaataataacatatatttttttcagaatttttagaaattaaaaagatgacgatTTTAATGACGTCATCCTCGGAACAGTATTTCGGACAGTTCTGTAACCCGTGACCTGCCATGATTCCAAGGGTTGTTACCTACCTTTAGAGGTCAAATTTTCAATCAGTTCCTTCATCAAAGTTGTTCCTCACAACTTCTAATATAACATActagaatttcaaatcaaatggaCAAGATTTCGACCCAAAACCGAACTGATTTCGATGAGTTAGACTCTCTGGAACTGGACCCGATTTTTGTGCTGGATAGAAATAATTTCTAGGCCGAATCCAGAGGGATCTGGATCttggtgtcttcatgaaaaatgtctGTTTATATGTTGTCTAGCACGTTtccaaatttgataatttttcgagATTGTGTGGATGAGTTTCTGACTTCGAAATTGGGAGAGCGTTATTGGACAGTTCTCTGTCAATTTGGATGAATAAGAGTATATGCttgttttgaagaattcttgctATGAAATTGCTCAATTGATGCTATGGATGCtgtatataattgattattgaaatgtgaCATCGATCATATACATTCACGACATGATTCCATCACGTGCCTTTGGGGCCAGAtgatgctccttcgagaatgccccaagtcaacgaATGCCAGTCGCAGGATGCTGGGCCAATGCTCCTTaattggaatgccgtctagatgtagacgttgctgCACTCAACGGTGTGAGGCGAAGCCCGGTTATATCGGATGACTATTATCTATTAAAAATTAGCCACGGTCAATGATCTGACATTTGCATCCCTATCTGTATATGCACTGAAGTATTCAACTGCTAAGTGATGTCAATGTGATATTGTATGATTGAATGCCACTAACGTGcatgaaattgcaattgatgAGAAAGGGTAAGAAGGGTGATTAGACTGCATGTTATATGTACCCTTCTCCTAATCTGGGTTTAGTAGATTGACTTGTTGAGATGTGATCTCATCCCTTAGTAGGCTAACATTTTCAAGTTCCTAGACAAAGGAAGGCCAAGTAGTGTACAGTGGTTTGCAAGGAAGGAAGAGTAGAATTCTCGCTACCTTCTCCCAGGTGATGACGAGTCTTCCGTCGAGGCTGGGGATGGGTGACAGTTCACTCTAGAAGGGTTGAGAAATATGATAGTGTAACAGTGAACCTCGGTCTTGTAAATAGAAGCTTAACTTATAGGTAGTCAAACAGCTTCACTTTTTGTATCAGACTTTGGGGTGTTAAACtagtatatatacataaaatatTGTAATGTTGTAGGTGCgacttgagaaaaatattaccCTAACTTTCTATCTATCCCACTGTTTTATTGTATGGAGATTATTTTAcatttccgcatgtgcaaattaaagaatgggtcggcaataGTTCCTGGGATGTTGCTAAATTTATATCGACCATTGAGAGATGTGCATGTGCCCAAGGTTCAGGTCGTGACAGGTTTCTTCTTTAAGAAAAGCATTAAAATAAGGGTGATGCCAATTCCAGCTCCTGATGCTACTATTCTTGAAAAAACATGGAACATTTCAAAACAGCAATCTCACTTCATAACTTTATTGAGGCTTCTAAGTTGCAAATCTTTATAGAAAATAGACAACGAAAAACACAATTTAACGGATTGCCTATTAAGGCTTTTGTCCCTTAAATGCCACGTTTCCATGCCAGGACACAAATGCTTATCAAATAAACCCTGAATGAAGTTGCGATGAAACTAGTAAAAGAGTGCTTCCTACAGTGCAATAGATCATGCGTATATCTTGAATGGAAGCATGTGCTCATGCTTGGATCCACCCTGAAAGAACTGTTTTATATGCAGAGTTCAAATCTATCAATGTTATTTTTCAACTGCACGTGTGGTCAGATTTTGGCATCACTAATGGaggtgaaaacttttttttgtttggttgcGAGCACAACAAAATTCCGCAAAGAAAGTCAAGTCGCTTTAATTTGACATATCCAAATTTTACCGTAAATTTGCTGCATCTTCACTCAATACATTAAAATAATTGGATCTTGTGGGACGCAGATGGCAACCTCAAGATCAAACAATCAAGGCAGAGAAGGTTGAGGTGAAGTTCTAATTTACACCTTCTCTCCGTATATAGAAATGAAAGATCAAGCAAAGCAATAGATACGAAATCTTAGTCAAGAAGCAAAAGCAGAAAACTGAATCCCCTAGGCCTTTACCATCATAAGAATGAGGAGCATCTTGTCAAAGGGTAGCTGATATCCGAGCCATATCCGCAGTTCCAAGGTGTGCAGGCCTCGTACTACGCATCTTCAGATATACCCCGATAGGATAAGGGTGTgcatggcaacgtttctattccagaactattttttttcagaaatagttttttttttctactttgggaacaatttctgagtaaaataaggtgtttggtaattctacaaaatttctattcttggaatataaaaagaatagaaatatgtttggtaaaaatttaaaattttttgtattgatttgttttttcttcttactcacagATCGCTAATTGCTGCTTACTGCCGCACGATCGttgcacgaccgtcgcacgaccgccaCATGACTATCGCATGACCGCCGCACGATTGCTGCATGACCACCAACCACAATTGCAGGATTTCCGcccatagcccaccggctgCAGGTGGGGGCGATGGCTGGTGAGCTATGGGTGGCGATCGGCGGCGATAGTTGGCGGTCATGCGGCGATAGGtagcggtcgtgcggcggttaGCGATGGTAAGCTGCCAGCAAATGGTGGCGGTCGTTGGCTGGTGGGCTACGGGTAGCGGCAACTGTCATCGGCGATCGACTATCGACGGTGGCTGCGTGTAGCAGGAGGTGGTCGATGGTTGGCAAGCAACCAACGGTGgccacaacaaggaagaagaacaaaagaaaactagaaaaggaaaagaaaaaacttatttctagaaattgttcccgagaacgagaagctacttttttttcttatttctatttgaaaTCTATTTCccagccacttttctattccggggaatagaaaaataagttggcattactaaacagatttctgttcttttttttgttccgtggaacaaaagaacaaaaataaggagaaatagaaatgttaccatgtgGGCCCTAAGATGGTGAAGACAATGATAAGGCTTAATCGACAACAACTAGCTTCGCAGTTGAAGCTCTGGAGATTCATTTGGAATGGAAGGAGGCAAAGCAGGATAGAAGACAAATCAAATGGAGTTAGTTTGAATTGGTCCTAGCTCCAAAAACTGTCGTGTGCTAGTTCATCGACTTCGAAGCAAATGCTAAGCGAGGCAGAAATTGGTCCCATGCGTCCATTATTCAAGcacccaatgtaaatgcatcGTTGTCCTACACAGAAGATCTGCACTAGAAAGTCTTGAGGAACTGACCATGATACTTCCTAGTTGAAGGGACCTCTTAATAACAATTACATTGGAGGGCCCGTCTACGTGTTGAAGTgttgaaattgatgatgatcTACCAAATTGTTAGGAACAAACCTTGAACCATCTGAGCCAAAGGGACCTCTAAATTACACTTGGGAACAAAGTTCCTGTTACAAAAATCTTAAGAAAaaagtgtcaatttagttttatacCTATTATATaagtgtcaattcagtcctaaatttctcaaatttattaatataattataagTTTGACGAGATATTCCTACGTAGTTTTTTCGACCAATTGCTGTCATAAATCGTTGATGTGATGATCCACATATAGTACGATTGGTGATGATTGGATACCATACTAACAATTTCCAACGTCAGTTTTTCAGAAGAACTACTTTGAAATTTCGAGTAAATGTTTAGGACTGCATTGATAAAATTGACAAATGTATGACCGAATTAGCATTTAGACAATAAATTTGGGATTGACTAGGTAATTATCCCACAATTCTTACTAAGCAACgcaaaaaattgttcatttttcatcatttcATCTGTTATACAAATTTTAGtgctagcaaaaaaaaaaattaaatagtttATGTTGCATATTTCCTTGGGATTTTTGTCCCACATTGGAGTTGCAACTCCCTTAAGGTAGCCTATGACCCAATGTTGTCATGGTGCCAGTAAACACCTGAGTTTAAGTGTCTTAAATCTCAGTTATTATTAGTAAGTTTTGTGGTAGTgaaattttcatgattaaaTTTTACAGAATACAGTGTCTACGGAAAGTTGCAGGGGTTGGcattttttatgttctcttttaCACTATTAGTAACCAGTAAGCTAATAACTTGGTAGCTCATATTATATATGTCGCGACCTatccctcggggggagggaataggtttaagggacattgcctaaaggatggacCTAAGACCCATGATTAGGCAATagttctcccaagcccatacctcgcacAATATTAGGGTGTTTTTAAGAATTTcgcaattaggagtcgccactagcctattggggtcggctaggaACCCAGTGAGGTAtgagagtgtacctcacttcttacgcaactagagaaactAGGGTCGAAGACTTCATTACGTTAACTAACTAATTAGtgctctttcggtacctaatcttgttcatttcaacaatcaaataatttggattcatttttaaatttatccactaacatataaTATGATAATGTAGGtatgcaatcattaaaataacaattagtaatcaagaaagtattaaataaattacaaggaAAAGCAATAAtctaacattaaaaaataagaaaaatgacattCCTAACTAGGTTAAAGGGAAATcacaatcaatatattgaaagtGCACCATCATTTGATACATTGTCTCAAAAAGGGAAATATTATAACCCTATTGCAAGGCCCTAagattttgttcaattttgagccCCATTTTTGTCGATGATTTTCccacattttaagagaaaactattcaaaaactaatttttttaatttttttagattttataaaaatataaaaacatttgaattttttttttttttttaaatatatttctttttgcaatttttcatccCGAAAGTAGTAACTCGGGCCGGGCCCTTCGCCCGATTCAAATGTGGGTCGGGTAAGGACTCATGGGTTTGAGTCATGAACActaaaagcctaattgaagaaGTGGGCTCAATGACTTAAACCCATTCGGAAAAGGGCCAAGATCAAGTCCAAATTTATCAAAGGAAAACACTTAAGCCCACTTACACTACGATCACTTTAAAACAACTTCCAGCACGTCCGAAATAAGCCCGGCTCCGAAATTAGCCCACTTACTTGACCTATCCACAAACTCCTTCTTAGACATGAAAATAACCTTAAACCCAATAAACAAACCTAAGCCCAACAACAAAATTCAGCCCGAACCAAACATAAGGCCCCCCACGTCTTGAGTCCAAGTTGGACTCATTCCCTCCCCTGAACAGCAGCTTCTCTCCCACTCCCACGCCCACGCCCACGCCCGAGACTCCGCCAAGTCTCACCGACGTCCGCCCATCATCAGACGAGATCACGCAAATGCGTATATCCCCAGATCCCCAACACAAGATACCACCAGTTATAGGACCGCTGCCCTTCAACAACAATCCCCATCATCAATCATTTAAAACTCACCCTCATGGCCACGCCACCACTGCAAAGAGCCTTCATAGAACATaccaaaacacaaaacaaaaggCAACCAAGAACTTGGGGAGAATCAAACTTGGTAGAAATGAAACTTGACTTGAAATATATCCTCTCGGTTTTGTTCCTCTCGAGGCAGCCCATATTACCCCAAGAAAATGCATATGTACAGTTTAGAGGGACCCATGGCCTTATAAGATAGCCCgggactccctccctaggcgatgtgggacaagagagggactccttccttgcgcacgttcGGGGACCGAGGCGCGGACGTATTGCCATCCCTTCTCCCCGCGCACCGTCGCTTGGGCCATCACACTCTCTACCTCTTAACAGAACAGCATCCTCGCTGTGGCCCAACACGAGGTTAGGTGTCAGAACAACATTCTTGCTAtggccccacacgcggtcgggagtcagctctgataccacttataACATCCCGGGTCTCCACTATACATATATTGTCTgttttggacactaagtcctcaccgttttgttcctctcggggcagcccatactaccccaagaaaacgtATATGTATAGTTTAGAGGGACCTATGGCCTTATAAGATAGCCCaagactccctccctaggcgatgtgggacaagagagagaCTCCTTCCTTGTGCACGTCCGAGGATTGAGGCGCGGATGCACCGGCATCCCTCCTCCTCGCGCACCGCCGCTCGGGCCATATTGACGGCCCGAGCGACGGTCCTCAGACGTGCACGCAAGGAAGGgatccctctcttgtcccacatcgcctaagAAGAGAGGTCTTGGCTAGCTTATATGGCTTGGGTGCCCTCTAACTGTATATACacgttttcttggggtagtatgggctatctcgagaggaacaaaaccgtgaggatttagtgtccaaagcggtaTCAGAGCCAACTCCCGATCGCGTGTGGAGCCACAGCAAGAATGTTGTTTTGACTCCCGACCTCGTGTGGGGCTACAGTGAGGACACTCTTCtattaagaggtggagagtgtgacggcccgaGCGACGGTCCTCGAACGTGCGCAAGGAATGGGTCTCTCTCTtatcccacatcgcctagggagggagatcttggctagcttataaggcttggatCCCCTCTAACTGTATATAcgcattttcttggggtagtatgggctatctcaagaggaacaaaaaccgtgaggacttagtgtccaaagcggacaatatgtgtacagtggagacccggaatgttacaagtggtatcagagtagagtccctctcttgtcccacattgcctagggagggagtcatGGGCTATCTTATAAGATTATGGGTCCCTCTAAACTGTACATACGCGTTTTCTTaggtagtatgggctgcccGAGAGGaataaaaccgtgaggacttagtaTCCAACGCGGACAATATGTATATAGTGGAGACCCGGGGCATTACATACCGGATATGTGGGTATCGGGAAAGCAAAGTCGGGACGACAAGGATAGCAGCTGGGGTCATCGAAAGGAACTCCGGCGTGGCCAAGCGACCGGAGAATTCATTCTCACTCTCAGTCGTTCTCTCAGTTCCTTTCCCTCGgactctctttccctctcttgaatctcctctctctctctctctatcttggTCTCCTATCCCCCTCTCTGTCTCCCCCGTTCCCATCTCCGTTTTAACTTTTCCGGCTGGTGCGCATGGCTTCCTACGACGCCAGTCGTCTCTGCTGGCCTGATCCCCGACCACCAACTCCAGTCGAACGCTCCCCTTGCCTCCTCTACCTCTGTCGTCTCCTCTGCTCGTACCCAGCGTCCTTCCTCTTCACCGTAGCAAAATGCGTaaggaaaagagggaaagaggaggagagggCCTAGCTTACGCATAGAGGGAAAGGCTGGgttgggcttggaagagaagaaggaaaagaaggggTCGGGGCCCAGGCCCATGCGGGGAAAGGAAGGAAAGGcgggttatttatttatttatttatttaaagtatctatttgagaaaaaaataggtgtcaacaatatacGTGGCTACGATTAAGAGATTAATGATCTTAAATCATTGCGAGCAAAATTTAATACGTAATCAAGAGCTATAAGGTTgtagtattttcattttctaaaattttcgaTTATAATACTTTACGGAGCAATAATCCTGAGAAACTGCTAGAGAAAAAGGTCTAAACATCACAccaaatacatatatacatatgatatgcatgaaaGCATTGAATTTCGAAATTTGGACTGCCGGCACCGTACATTGATGCAATAAATTATGTCTCCAATTTAAGTCACGTACGAAATTTGATCCATTTGGaggatttattgattttttttttcaaaatctaaatGTGCATTTTTTTAATCCGAATCAAATCTGGTTCTTGGGGTGGtggatgttgattttcttttctgtttggAGAAGGACATCTTTGACCGGTTTGACTTCTtgtattttcattatattaCGTACACGATGAGAAGGCGCTTCTTTTGAATATATGCAAAAGGAAGGGCTCAAATATATTCTCTAAAAGAAGTCGTGGACGTCTCTGCTAAAAGGCACTTGAAGGGTCCAGGTCAAAAGCAGTAGATATGTTGACCCCTGTAAATACTCTATTACAAACTATGTTAGTCTGATGTAATTGATATTGAATCGTGCCAAGTCGAATCATTTCTCTCTGGCATACATTGACAAGCCTCGGGTGATCTAGAGAGTGATGACAAGGATGGTCTGGGAGGAATTTGTAAGGTATCAACACTACCTTTTAGCATCTCCACAACTCCGGTCATTGATGGTCGAGCTCTCGGATCGATCTGAATGCACCATAAGCCTATTACAATCATCTTCTTTG
The nucleotide sequence above comes from Eucalyptus grandis isolate ANBG69807.140 chromosome 2, ASM1654582v1, whole genome shotgun sequence. Encoded proteins:
- the LOC120290477 gene encoding LEAF RUST 10 DISEASE-RESISTANCE LOCUS RECEPTOR-LIKE PROTEIN KINASE-like 2.4, translating into MALIKQRSEHFDGEMKIEGLVSSSRYTYNDIKRMTISFEEKLGQGGYGFVYKGKLENGQLVAVKLLKKLKGNTKEFFNEVASISKISHVNVVTLLGFHFEGSKRALVYEFMPNGSLKKSIFNKSNTLELDQLFSWDTLYPISLRIAHGLEYLHRGCNTRILHFDIKPHNILLDANYCPKISNFGL